A genomic region of Sarcophilus harrisii chromosome 6, mSarHar1.11, whole genome shotgun sequence contains the following coding sequences:
- the LOC100927886 gene encoding olfactory receptor 2D3-like, protein MAEANITFVTEFIFLGLSSQPRAQLILFIMFLFFYLLTVLGNLIIITVIQIEPRLQTPMYFFLTNLSFLDICYTTTNVPQMLSNIVGKKKTISFTGCAIQMYCSLSFGMIECVLLGVMAYDRYVAICAPLHYVVIMNKRTCVHMVIVSCTSSFLSSMVINVLTLRLPYCGPNVLNHFFCEVPAVLRLACTDTSFTELVVFIFSILIVFIPFLLIVISYARILLSVLRMRSTSGRLKALSTCASHLTVVVLFYGTAMFMYMRPQSKSSRSGGKIIAVFYTIITPMLNPLIYSFRNQDVKGALKKVISKQSLA, encoded by the coding sequence ATGGCAGAGGCAAATATAACATTTGTCACTGAATTCATTTTCTTGGGACTCTCTTCTCAACCAAGGGCTCAACTCATCcttttcatcatgtttttattcttctatttattgACAGTGCTTGGCAATCTCATCATCATCACAGTAATCCAGATTGAACCCCGTCTCCAAACacctatgtatttttttctgactAATCTGTCCTTCCTGGACATCTGTTACACTACAACTAATGTCCCACAAATGCTTTCCAATATTGTGGGGAAGAAAAAGACCATCTCCTTTACTGGCTGTGCAATCCAGATGTATTGCTCCCTCTCCTTTGGGATGATTGAATGTGTCCTTTTGGGGGTCATGGCATATGACAGATATGTGGCTATTTGTGCCCCATTGCATTATGTAGTCATTATGAACAAGCGCACTTGTGTTCACATGGTCATCGTTTCCTGTACTAGCAGCTTCCTAAGTTCCATGGTGATAAATGTCCTCACCTTGAGATTGCCCTACTGTGGGCCTAATGTGCTGAACCACTTCTTCTGTGAAGTACCCGCAGTACTAAGGTTAGCATGTACAGATACATCTTTCACAGAGCTGGTAGTGTTCATCTTTAGCATCTTAATTGTCTTCATTCCATTCCTTCTCATTGTGATCTCCTACGCTCGCATCCTCCTGTCAGTCCTCAGGATGCGTTCCACATCAGGAAGGCTTAAAGCATTGTCCACCTGTGCCTCCCACCTGACTGTGGTGGTTTTGTTCTATGGGACGGCCATGTTCATGTACATGCGGCCTCAGTCCAAGTCCTCTCGGTCTGGAGGGAAGATCATTGCTGTTTTCTACACTATCATCACACCAATGCTCAACCCCCTGATTTACAGCTTCAGGAACCAAGATGTTAAAGGGGCCTTGAAAAAAGTCATTAGTAAACAGAGCCTGGCATAG